In Mycobacterium sp. ITM-2016-00317, the genomic window GTCGGTGGTCGACGAGGTCCGCAAGTACGGGCAGGGCGACCCGAAGCAGCGGCCGCCGAAGTTCCTCGAGATCGACACGCTGGACTTTGACTCACCGGCCGCGGAGACGCCGGTCGCGCTGCCCAAGACCGCCTACCTGCAGTACACCTCGGGTTCCACCCGGCAGCCCGCCGGGGTGGTGGTCACCCACAAGAATGTGGTGGCCAACCTCGAACAGCTGCTCACCGACTACTACGAGACCTACTCCGACGGCGCTCCGGCCGACACCACGGTCGTGTCGTGGCTGCCCTTCTACCACGACATGGGCCTGATCGTCGGGGTGTTCATCCCGATGATGCTCGGCCGGCCCGCGGTGCTGATGAGCCCGGTCGCGTTCATGCAGAAGCCGGCCCGCTGGATGCAGCAGCTGGGGTCGCACCCGAGCGCGTTCACCGCGGCGCCGAACTTCGCGTTCGAGCTCGCCGTCAAGCGCACCAAGGACGAGGACCTGGCAGGCAAGGACCTCAGCACCGTCGTGGTGATGATCAACGGCGCCGAGCGGGTGCACGGCGCCACGGTGCGCCGGTTCAACGAGCGGTTCGCGGCGTTCGGGCTGCCCGCCTCGGCGATGCGCCCGTCCTACGGTCTGGCCGAGGCGACGGTGTACGTGGTCGCGTCGGCGGGCGGGCGGCCCCCGACCGCGGTGCGTTTCGACTACGAAAAGCTGGCCGCCGGTCACGCCGAGCGCTGCGACGACGAGACCCTGGACGACACCGGCGCCGAGCTGATCGGCTGCGGCGTGCCCCGGTCGACGACCGTGCGCGTGGTCGATCCCGACACCCTGGCCGTGAATCCGGCGGGCAAGATCGGCGAGGTGTGGCTGAACGGCGAGCACGTCGCCGCCGGCTACTGGCACAACCCGAAGCTCAGCGAACTGTTCGCCGCCCAGTTGGGCGACCCGGGTGCGGACACCCCGAAGGGGCCGTGGCTGCGGACCGGGGACCTCGGGGTGATGTTCGACGACGAGCTGTTCATCATCGGCCGGATCAAGGACCTGCTGATCGTCGACGGGCGCAACCACTACCCGGACGACATCGAGGCCACCGTCGCCGAGTTCACCGGGGGCCGGGTCGCGGCCATCTCGGTGCCCGACGAGGCCACCGAGAAACTGGTGGTCGTCGCCGAGCTGAAGAAGCAGGTCGACGAGGCCGCGGCGGGCCGCGAATGGGCCGAAGTACTCGAGTCGCTCAAACAGCAGGTGACCTCGGCGATCTCGATGACCCACAGTGTTCGGCTCGCCGACTTCGCGTTGGTTCCGCCCGGCTCACTGCCGCTGACCACCAGTGGGAAGGTGCGCCGCGCGTCCTGCGTCGAGCTGTACCGCAAGGACCAGTTCAGCCGTCTGGACACCACTACATGACCTCTGCTTTCGACGAGGCTGCTGTTCGGCGCTGGTTGACCGACTACCTGG contains:
- a CDS encoding AMP-binding protein; protein product: MALPEATIPAVLADRAQQQPDDIAYTFVDYETDPAGVEESLTWAEVHERVLVVAAKLAKLGSPGDRAVILAPQSLEYIVGFLGAIQAGFIAVPLSMPQTRHHDERVTGAMKDSAPVVVLTTSSVVDEVRKYGQGDPKQRPPKFLEIDTLDFDSPAAETPVALPKTAYLQYTSGSTRQPAGVVVTHKNVVANLEQLLTDYYETYSDGAPADTTVVSWLPFYHDMGLIVGVFIPMMLGRPAVLMSPVAFMQKPARWMQQLGSHPSAFTAAPNFAFELAVKRTKDEDLAGKDLSTVVVMINGAERVHGATVRRFNERFAAFGLPASAMRPSYGLAEATVYVVASAGGRPPTAVRFDYEKLAAGHAERCDDETLDDTGAELIGCGVPRSTTVRVVDPDTLAVNPAGKIGEVWLNGEHVAAGYWHNPKLSELFAAQLGDPGADTPKGPWLRTGDLGVMFDDELFIIGRIKDLLIVDGRNHYPDDIEATVAEFTGGRVAAISVPDEATEKLVVVAELKKQVDEAAAGREWAEVLESLKQQVTSAISMTHSVRLADFALVPPGSLPLTTSGKVRRASCVELYRKDQFSRLDTTT